From Streptomyces sp. NBC_01283, a single genomic window includes:
- a CDS encoding IS110 family transposase, whose amino-acid sequence MTMLAERVDGVIGVDTHRDTLAAAVVSPIGAVLATTDSPANARGYRRLLDFARQHIPGRRCWALEGVGSFGAGLATFLDQAGEQVVEVLRPKRAPDRGGRKTDMIDAIRAAKDALAAEHLIQPRVRGEREALRVLLVTRQGAVLASTAAINQLKNLIVSAPDDLRAELRKLKRPAQISRCAQLRDRPAQCIERRMTVRALRSTAQRIKALQAEAKELEGEILGIVQQLAPELLALLGVGPITAAQILVSWSHSGRFRSEAAFAAFAGVAPIPASSGLTNRHRINRSGDRQLNRALHTITLIRMRLDPATKTYVTRRSAEGKTSRDAQRCLKRTICRQIFKLLEHSHRKTSTGLEISPQQLDAI is encoded by the coding sequence ATGACCATGCTTGCAGAACGAGTCGACGGCGTCATCGGCGTCGACACTCACCGAGACACCCTGGCCGCTGCGGTCGTCAGCCCCATCGGCGCTGTCCTGGCCACCACGGATTCGCCTGCCAACGCCCGCGGCTACCGCCGCTTGCTGGACTTTGCACGCCAGCACATCCCCGGCCGCCGGTGCTGGGCGCTGGAAGGCGTCGGCAGCTTCGGCGCCGGCCTGGCCACATTTCTGGACCAGGCCGGGGAACAGGTCGTCGAAGTCCTGCGCCCGAAACGGGCCCCTGACCGGGGCGGACGCAAGACCGACATGATCGACGCCATTCGCGCGGCGAAGGACGCGCTCGCCGCCGAACACCTCATCCAGCCTCGAGTGCGAGGCGAACGCGAGGCCCTGCGCGTGCTGTTGGTGACCCGCCAGGGGGCAGTCCTGGCTTCCACCGCCGCGATCAACCAGCTGAAGAACCTCATCGTGTCCGCGCCCGATGACCTCCGTGCTGAACTGCGCAAACTCAAGCGTCCGGCCCAGATCAGCCGTTGTGCTCAACTCCGGGATCGCCCGGCGCAGTGCATCGAGCGGCGCATGACGGTCCGGGCCCTGCGCTCTACCGCCCAGCGGATCAAGGCTCTCCAGGCCGAGGCCAAAGAGCTTGAAGGCGAGATCCTCGGCATCGTGCAGCAGTTGGCCCCCGAACTGCTTGCTCTGCTGGGAGTCGGGCCCATCACAGCTGCTCAGATCCTGGTCAGCTGGTCGCACTCCGGACGTTTCCGCTCCGAAGCCGCATTCGCTGCCTTCGCCGGTGTCGCACCGATCCCTGCGTCGTCCGGACTGACCAACCGGCACCGGATCAACCGCAGCGGCGACCGGCAGCTGAATCGCGCACTACACACCATCACGCTGATCAGGATGCGACTGGACCCTGCGACCAAGACCTACGTCACCCGCCGCTCGGCCGAGGGCAAGACCTCCCGAGACGCACAGCGGTGCCTCAAGCGGACCATCTGCCGTCAGATCTTCAAGCTCCTCGAACACTCGCACCGGAAGACCTCCACAGGCTTAGAGATCTCCCCTCAACAGCTTGACGCGATATAG
- a CDS encoding sensor histidine kinase — MKLAPRRGLSPRLVFAFVLVAALSALITAALTFRQARSAILDRTQNGAVHDLRLQIDSLAPNLPADPTETDLRAFARQLDRASGSHGWHTAVSRDGGPLIGTARHVSRSLRDATKSGDTTFYERAEHTAGPRLLIGMPISYTDRRKEAEEPSGLAAFAVLSLDGERADISALITAAWAGAVPVLAFAVVPALFAARRVLRPVRQLRTAAEKITSGALDTRLDVVGKDELAALTGTFNTMVAALERNDAELRHMEANARRFAADVSHELRTPLAAMAAVTDALDEDARSGTLPPDTADAVLLISDETRKLTGMVEELIEISRFDAGAAVLHLDDVSLRTIIHKTLHLRGWREPDEVITELAEDDLRIRVDARRVDVVLANLIGNALRHGAAPVTVRARATQESLVIDVADDGPGIPDEALPHIFDRFYKADAARARSAGSGLGLAIAMANVRLHHGTLTAANAPDGGAVFTITLPRTLRLEDQS; from the coding sequence ATGAAGCTCGCACCGCGCCGCGGCCTGAGCCCGCGCCTGGTCTTCGCCTTCGTCCTGGTCGCCGCGCTCAGCGCGCTGATCACCGCCGCGCTGACCTTCCGGCAGGCCCGCAGCGCGATCTTGGACCGCACCCAGAACGGCGCCGTCCACGATCTGCGCCTCCAGATCGACTCGCTCGCTCCCAACCTTCCTGCCGACCCCACCGAAACGGACCTGCGCGCCTTCGCGCGCCAGCTGGACCGTGCCTCGGGCTCGCACGGCTGGCACACGGCCGTCTCCCGCGATGGCGGCCCGCTCATCGGCACCGCGCGTCACGTCAGCAGGTCCCTGCGCGACGCGACAAAGAGCGGCGACACCACCTTCTACGAGCGTGCGGAGCACACCGCCGGCCCCCGACTGCTGATCGGCATGCCGATCAGCTACACCGACCGGCGCAAAGAAGCGGAAGAACCGTCGGGTCTTGCCGCCTTCGCCGTTCTGTCGCTGGACGGCGAACGGGCCGACATCTCCGCCCTGATCACCGCGGCCTGGGCAGGCGCCGTCCCCGTGCTCGCCTTCGCCGTCGTGCCCGCCTTGTTCGCGGCCCGCCGGGTGCTGCGGCCCGTACGGCAGCTGCGTACGGCCGCCGAGAAGATCACCTCAGGCGCCCTGGACACCCGCCTGGACGTCGTCGGCAAGGACGAACTCGCCGCGCTGACCGGCACGTTCAACACCATGGTGGCCGCCCTGGAGCGCAACGACGCCGAGCTGCGGCACATGGAGGCCAACGCCCGCCGGTTCGCCGCAGACGTCTCGCACGAACTGCGGACCCCTCTCGCCGCGATGGCCGCCGTCACCGACGCCCTCGACGAGGACGCCCGCTCCGGCACGCTGCCTCCGGACACAGCCGACGCGGTCCTCCTCATCAGCGACGAGACCCGCAAGCTGACCGGCATGGTCGAGGAGTTGATAGAGATCTCCCGCTTCGACGCGGGAGCGGCGGTGTTGCACCTGGACGACGTGAGTCTGCGCACCATCATCCACAAAACGCTTCACCTGCGCGGCTGGCGCGAGCCGGACGAGGTGATCACCGAGCTTGCCGAGGACGACCTGCGCATCCGGGTCGACGCGCGGCGCGTCGACGTCGTCCTCGCCAACCTGATCGGCAACGCCCTGCGCCATGGCGCCGCCCCCGTCACGGTCCGGGCGAGGGCCACGCAGGAGTCCCTGGTGATCGATGTCGCCGACGACGGCCCCGGCATCCCCGACGAGGCCCTGCCGCATATCTTCGACCGCTTCTACAAGGCGGACGCCGCGCGGGCCCGCTCCGCAGGCAGCGGCCTCGGACTTGCCATCGCGATGGCGAACGTACGACTGCACCACGGCACCCTCACCGCTGCCAACGCCCCCGATGGCGGCGCGGTGTTCACCATCACGCTCCCGCGCACACTCCGGCTGGAGGACCAGTCATGA
- a CDS encoding SGNH/GDSL hydrolase family protein, whose translation MNSTHKSRSRSPHRPARYALSAVAAVAALGLTLVGCGGKGSGATDEGKNQTPKSIGTKVLWLGDSIAGAEAPALGAALKASGVEFKDSSSDGGGTIVDGGEEITRMISGDTWKQLTKDIEAFRPTVVAYQVTTYDWGSQDQQRAAYRKVVDTAKGAGAKVVFVSSPPIKIDGFYKQHEAQLRTASKVASEVAGRSGGTAAFFDASQVWGTDASAGKAQRAADGVHNCQQGAAAFAKWFAGKLGAQERFKPASVDTWAQKSWTGNERYSKLRCAA comes from the coding sequence ATGAACAGCACGCACAAGTCCCGTTCCCGTTCTCCTCACCGCCCGGCCCGCTATGCCCTGAGCGCGGTTGCCGCAGTCGCCGCGCTCGGCCTCACCCTGGTCGGCTGCGGCGGGAAGGGCTCCGGCGCCACGGACGAGGGGAAGAACCAGACGCCGAAGAGCATCGGCACGAAGGTCCTCTGGCTGGGCGATTCCATCGCGGGTGCCGAGGCTCCCGCCCTGGGCGCGGCCCTGAAGGCCAGTGGTGTGGAGTTCAAGGATTCCTCTTCGGACGGTGGGGGCACGATCGTCGACGGCGGTGAGGAGATCACGCGGATGATCTCCGGCGACACCTGGAAGCAACTGACCAAGGACATCGAGGCGTTCCGTCCCACCGTGGTCGCCTACCAAGTCACGACATACGACTGGGGAAGCCAGGACCAGCAGCGGGCTGCCTACAGGAAGGTCGTCGACACGGCCAAGGGCGCCGGAGCCAAGGTGGTGTTCGTTTCGTCCCCGCCCATCAAGATCGACGGGTTCTACAAGCAGCACGAGGCGCAGTTGCGTACCGCTTCCAAGGTGGCCTCGGAAGTCGCCGGGAGGAGCGGTGGCACGGCGGCGTTCTTCGATGCCTCCCAGGTGTGGGGCACTGATGCCTCGGCGGGGAAGGCGCAGCGCGCCGCGGACGGGGTACACAACTGCCAGCAGGGGGCCGCCGCCTTCGCCAAGTGGTTCGCCGGGAAACTCGGCGCGCAGGAGCGCTTCAAACCAGCGTCGGTGGACACCTGGGCCCAGAAGTCCTGGACCGGCAACGAGCGCTACAGCAAGCTCCGCTGTGCCGCGTGA
- a CDS encoding response regulator transcription factor, with protein sequence MPRVLLIEDDPAVRRGVVLGLSRNGHEAEAVGTGEDGLEALVAIKPDLVLLDLMLPGMSGLEVCGRIRETSRVPIVILSARGDDLDVVIGLEAGADDYVVKPAGAAVIEARLRAVLRRVAPAQAATGAGQTQVGDLEIDRGALIVRKRGQELPLAPSELKLLLFLSAAPGRTFSRQQLLEDVWEHSYYGDARLVDACVMRLRARIEEDPRRPVYVQTVRGFGYRFGPLPA encoded by the coding sequence ATGCCCCGTGTCTTGCTGATCGAGGACGATCCGGCCGTGCGCCGCGGTGTCGTCTTGGGCTTATCCCGCAACGGGCACGAGGCCGAGGCGGTCGGCACCGGCGAGGACGGTCTTGAGGCCCTGGTCGCCATCAAGCCCGACCTCGTACTCCTCGATCTGATGCTCCCCGGCATGAGCGGCCTGGAAGTATGCGGCCGCATCCGCGAGACCAGCCGGGTTCCCATCGTGATCCTGTCCGCGCGCGGCGACGACCTCGACGTCGTGATCGGCCTTGAGGCGGGCGCCGACGACTACGTCGTCAAACCCGCAGGCGCCGCGGTCATCGAGGCCCGGCTGCGGGCGGTGCTGCGCCGCGTGGCCCCCGCCCAGGCTGCCACAGGCGCCGGGCAGACCCAGGTGGGCGATCTGGAGATCGACCGCGGAGCACTCATCGTCCGCAAGCGCGGCCAGGAACTCCCTCTCGCCCCTTCCGAGTTGAAGCTGCTGCTCTTTCTCAGCGCCGCACCGGGGCGGACCTTCAGCCGCCAGCAGTTACTCGAGGACGTCTGGGAACACAGCTACTACGGGGACGCCCGCCTGGTCGACGCCTGCGTGATGAGGCTGCGCGCCAGGATCGAAGAGGACCCGCGCCGCCCGGTGTACGTCCAGACCGTACGCGGCTTCGGCTACCGCTTCGGCCCACTGCCCGCATGA
- a CDS encoding acyltransferase family protein — protein MAALDGLRGFAVAAVLLFHAGHLPGGFLGVDLFFALSGFLITGLLLGEATARGQIALAAFWSRRARRLLPALSCVVVVTVVATWAWGSTEQLRFALDDMPWVGTQTVNWHYITEQIGYWNASDTRVFAHLWSIGVEWQFYLAWPLVVAVAARWRCGERIVASLAGVGALISLALTVSLGAAVDTTRAYEGTDTRCAALLLGALVATAPVRNLVRRVPRRAADLVCLALGCGLAVAWAVTEGEKAPLLFQGGLFLHSATAAALIVLMAQVPDTWAARVAGSRLPRGLGILSYSLYLWHWPVYLLLLPRLSVLGDWGGTVLAIGVSLAAAAMTKRFVEDPVRCRAGWARGRRGVIAVIAVALAGAVLWAAVPEPVPGAGTVDVNQLR, from the coding sequence ATAGCCGCCCTCGACGGGCTGCGCGGGTTCGCGGTCGCGGCCGTGCTGCTCTTCCACGCCGGGCATCTGCCCGGCGGGTTTCTCGGGGTCGACCTGTTCTTCGCGCTCTCCGGGTTCCTGATCACCGGGCTGCTGCTCGGCGAGGCGACTGCGCGCGGCCAGATCGCCCTGGCCGCGTTCTGGAGCCGCCGTGCCCGCCGCCTGCTGCCCGCTCTCAGCTGTGTGGTGGTCGTGACCGTGGTGGCCACGTGGGCGTGGGGGAGCACGGAGCAACTGCGTTTCGCGCTCGACGACATGCCCTGGGTCGGGACGCAGACGGTCAACTGGCATTACATCACCGAGCAGATCGGCTACTGGAACGCCTCCGATACCCGCGTCTTCGCCCACCTGTGGAGCATCGGCGTGGAGTGGCAGTTCTACCTGGCCTGGCCACTGGTGGTGGCGGTGGCCGCCCGGTGGCGGTGCGGTGAGCGGATCGTGGCCTCACTGGCCGGGGTGGGTGCCCTCATTTCCCTCGCCCTGACCGTCTCGCTCGGTGCCGCGGTGGACACCACTCGCGCCTACGAGGGCACTGATACCCGGTGTGCCGCCCTGCTGCTCGGGGCGCTCGTGGCCACCGCGCCGGTGCGCAACCTCGTACGCCGGGTGCCGCGCCGCGCCGCCGACCTGGTGTGCCTTGCCCTGGGCTGTGGGCTGGCGGTGGCGTGGGCGGTGACTGAGGGTGAGAAGGCGCCGCTGCTCTTCCAGGGCGGGCTCTTCCTGCACTCTGCGACCGCGGCCGCGTTGATCGTCCTGATGGCCCAGGTGCCGGACACCTGGGCGGCACGGGTTGCGGGCAGCCGCCTGCCGCGTGGCCTGGGGATACTGTCATACAGCCTGTATCTGTGGCACTGGCCGGTGTACCTGCTGTTGTTGCCGCGACTGTCGGTGCTCGGGGACTGGGGCGGGACCGTCCTCGCGATCGGGGTTTCACTGGCCGCCGCCGCGATGACGAAGCGGTTCGTCGAGGATCCGGTGCGGTGCCGGGCGGGGTGGGCGCGTGGCAGGCGCGGTGTGATCGCGGTAATCGCGGTAGCCCTGGCGGGAGCCGTCCTGTGGGCGGCGGTGCCCGAGCCGGTGCCGGGGGCAGGCACGGTCGATGTCAACCAGTTGAGGTGA